DNA from Kitasatospora herbaricolor:
GCTCGGCCAGGGCATCCGCAAGGACTCGATCGTCGTGGTCGACCCGCAGCAGAAGGTGGTCGACCAGGCCGCCCGGGACGGCCTGGTCGGCGTGGTCGGCGACGCCACCCGCACGGACACCCTGCTGCGGGCCGAACTGCCGCGGGCGGCGCAGGTCGTGGTCGCCCCTGAGCGCGACGACACCGCCGTCCTGATCACCCTGACGGCCCGTCAGCTGAACAAGAGCGCCACGGTGGTCGCCGCCGTCCGGGAGGACGAGAACGCCCCGCTGCTGCGTCAGAGCGGCGCCGACGTGGTGGTGACCAGTTCCAGCTCGGCGGGCCGGCTGCTGGGCATGTCGATGCTCAGCCCGCACGCCGGGTCGGTGATGGAGGACCTGCTCACCTACGGCACCGGCCTGGACGTCGTCGAGCGCCCGGTCACCAGGGCCGAGGCCGGGCACAGCCCGCGCGAGTGCGCGGACCTGGTGGTGGCCGTGGTCCGCGGGCGCCGGGTGCTCAACTACACCGACCCGGAGGCGGCGGTCCTGCAGCTCACCGACCGGGTCATCACCATCCGGCCGGCCGGACCGGCGACCACGGGCTGACGGCTGCCGCCCGCCCCACCGGGCGGACCGTTCCGGGCCCGTCCGTTGCGGGCACCGGCAGGGCCGTCCGCCGCACCGGCAGGAGCGTTCAGGGCACCGGCAGGAGTTCCACCGGGGCGCCCGCCGGCACGCCGCCGGGCGGCACCACCGCGAGGGCCTCGGCCAGCGCCAGTCCGCGCAGCATCGCCGGCCCGCCGAAGGCCTGGGCCACGGCGCCGCGCGGGCCCCGCCGGACGGGCAGCAGGCGGGTGTCGTGCGGGTGGCCGGGCAGCGGCTCGGCGGCCGGGGTGACGCACGGGTCGGCGGCGGCCCGGCCGGCCAGCGCGTGCAGCAGCGGCAGGGCCAGCGTGACGGTGCCGGCGACGGCCGCCAGCGGGTTGCCGGGCAGTCCCACCAGGTGGCGGCCGTCCGCGAGTTCGGCCAGCACCATCGGGTGCCCGGGCCGGACGGCGACGCCGTCGACCAGCAGCCGGGCGCCCGCCGCCTCCAGTGCCCGGTGCAGGAAGTCGACCGGCCCGGCGGCGGTGCCGCCGGTGGTGACGACGACGTCGGCGGGCGAGTGCCGGACGGCGTCCCGCAGCAGCCCGAAGTCGTCGCGGACCTGGCGGCGGCCGAGCACCTCGGCTCCGGCCGCGCGCAGCCAGGGCAGCAGCAGCGGCCCGAGCGCGTCCCGGACCCGGCCGGGCTGCGGGAGCCCGGACTCCAGCAGTTCGTCGCCCAGTACGAGCAGTTCGACGGTGGGGCGGCGGTGCACGGCCAGCAGGTCGTGGCCGCAGGCGGCGGCCAGGCCGAGCACGGACGGGCCGACCGGTGTCCCGGCCGGCAGCAGGTGGTCGCCGCGGTGGCACTCCTGCCCGCGCGGCCGGACGTCCTGCCCAGGGGCCAGGCTGCCCGGGGTGCGGTCGTGCAGCAGGGCGCCGTCCGCTCGGCCGTGCTCGCGCCGCAGCACGGCGGTGGCGCCGGGCGGCAGCTGGGCGCCGGTGGCGATCTCCACGGCGGCACCGTCGGCCAGCACCCCGGCCGGCTGTCCGGCCAGCAGCCGGCCCGCCGGGCGCCAGGGGCCGGGGCCGGAGACGGCCCAGCCGTCCATCGCCGAGGTGTCGAAGGCGGGCAGATCGGTGAGCGCGGTGAGCGGCTCGGCTAGGGTCCGGCCGATCGCCTCGGCGAGGTCCACCCGCAGCGGTGCCAGGGGCCGGTCGCCGGCCCGCCGGGCCCTCTCGCGGGCCTGCTGCCAGGAGAGTTCGCCCACCGGCGGGGCGGCCGGCGGCGGGACGCCCGGGTCGCCGGTCCCGAGGCCCGGAGCACCGTCGCCCGGAGCACCGTCGCCAGGAGCACCGTCGTCCGCACCGTGGCCAGGTGCGCCGTGCAGCGGCTCCCGCCGGCCGGAGGCGCCCGGTACGGCGGCG
Protein-coding regions in this window:
- a CDS encoding potassium channel family protein, which codes for MTIDRPPPRPDARPSRLRLAGIGARSVAEGGTDSDRQIALPSRRGAPPLRQVLKRLLLALGVLALTTLIVWADRGGYNDNADGRVDLLDAAYYATVTLSTTGYGDITPVSDTARLINIFVITPLRVVFLIILVGTTLEVLTERTRQQWRIGRWRSTVREHTVVIGYGTKGRTAVDTLLGQGIRKDSIVVVDPQQKVVDQAARDGLVGVVGDATRTDTLLRAELPRAAQVVVAPERDDTAVLITLTARQLNKSATVVAAVREDENAPLLRQSGADVVVTSSSSAGRLLGMSMLSPHAGSVMEDLLTYGTGLDVVERPVTRAEAGHSPRECADLVVAVVRGRRVLNYTDPEAAVLQLTDRVITIRPAGPATTG
- a CDS encoding molybdopterin molybdotransferase MoeA, which encodes MSILTGAGPGASAADAAVPGASGRREPLHGAPGHGADDGAPGDGAPGDGAPGLGTGDPGVPPPAAPPVGELSWQQARERARRAGDRPLAPLRVDLAEAIGRTLAEPLTALTDLPAFDTSAMDGWAVSGPGPWRPAGRLLAGQPAGVLADGAAVEIATGAQLPPGATAVLRREHGRADGALLHDRTPGSLAPGQDVRPRGQECHRGDHLLPAGTPVGPSVLGLAAACGHDLLAVHRRPTVELLVLGDELLESGLPQPGRVRDALGPLLLPWLRAAGAEVLGRRQVRDDFGLLRDAVRHSPADVVVTTGGTAAGPVDFLHRALEAAGARLLVDGVAVRPGHPMVLAELADGRHLVGLPGNPLAAVAGTVTLALPLLHALAGRAAADPCVTPAAEPLPGHPHDTRLLPVRRGPRGAVAQAFGGPAMLRGLALAEALAVVPPGGVPAGAPVELLPVP